In one Tripterygium wilfordii isolate XIE 37 chromosome 22, ASM1340144v1, whole genome shotgun sequence genomic region, the following are encoded:
- the LOC119991580 gene encoding transcription factor ABORTED MICROSPORES-like: MMNFSNNLRSLVGLKGWDYCVIWKLSGDQRFIEWLDCCCGGSDPSIEDGEVDHHFPLLSPILPCRDVMFQHPRTKSCELLAQLPSSMALDSGIHAQSLMSNQPKWLNFSASSDSSLLEEAIGTRVLIPIHGGLIELFVTKQVPEDQCLIDFITTQYYNYISLEEEQQEAILNNSSNNTNTCFSTTNNANNHPMIMNNNDQLQSSSINGDLPFDITVDRIRLSSPPKNFLHQFNYSPDSTISNNNGDHDQMRYVDAIKDGNDNDSSIKHETATRQQRSDSASDNYCSDQNDDEDDNSKCRGRSQKGPQAKNLMAERRRRKKLNDRLYTLRSLVPIISKLDRASILGDAIEFVKELKKQAKELQDELEDHHSDDDDHNSVMMPDILSQMGVPSTWTNSVSEHDDHHHHKSSNGFYGTANISKQNNNHDFESTADKAQQMEVRVEVAQIDGNEFFVKVFCEHRPGGFVKLMEAFNSLGLEVTNANATSFRGLVSNVFQVEKKASEMIQADNLRESLMELTRNP, translated from the exons ATGATGAATTTCTCCAACAATCTAAGATCCCTTGTAGGTTTGAAGGGATGGGATTATTGTGTAATTTGGAAGCTGAGTGGAGATCAAAG GTTCATTGAGTGGTTGGATTGCTGTTGTGGTGGAAGTGATCCAAGCATTGAAGATGGAGAAGTTGATCATCATTTTCCACTGCTTTCTCCAATCCTTCCTTGTAGGGATGTCATGTTTCAACACCCAAGAACTAAATCTTGTGAACTTCTTGCTCAATTGCCTTCATCCATGGCATTAGATTCAGG GATCCATGCACAAAGTTTGATGTCAAATCAACCCAAGTGGTTAAACTTCTCTGCTAGCTCAGATTCAAGTCTTCTGGAA GAAGCAATTGGAACTAGGGTTTTGATTCCAATTCATGGAGGATTGATTGAGCTCTTTGTCACCAAACAA GTGCCTGAAGATCAATGTCTGATAGATTTTATCACAACACAGTACTACAACTATATTTCATTGGAGGAGGAACAACAAGAAGCAATATTGAACAATTCAAGCAATAACACGAACACATGCTTCTCAACAACTAATAATGCTAATAATCATCCAATGATCATGAACAACAATGATCAGCTTCAATCATCCAGTATTAATGGTGATCTCCCATTCGACATCACGGTGGACCGAATCCGGCTTTCTAGTCCTCCCAAGAACTTCTTGCACCAATTCAACTACTCCCCAGATTCCACAATCAGTAACAACAATGGTGATCATGATCAAATGCGGTATGTTGATGCTATTAAGGATGGGAATGATAACGATTCATCGATCAAACACGAGACCGCGACAAGGCAGCAGCGATCAGATTCTGCCTCGGATAATTATTGCAGTGATcaaaatgatgatgaagatgacaatTCCAAGTGTAGGGGAAGGAGCCAGAAAGGACCGCAAGCCAAGAACCTTATGgcagagaggaggaggaggaagaagctcAATGACAGGCTCTACACTCTTAGGTCTTTGGTTCCTATAATTTCCAAG CTGGACAGGGCTTCAATTCTTGGGGATGCAATTGAATTTGTGAAGGAGCTGAAAAAGCAAGCAAAAGAACTCCAAGATGAGCTTGAAGATCATCATTCAGATGATGATGACCACAACAGTGTGATGATGCCAGACATTTTGAGCCAAATGGGAGTCCCTTCAACTTGGACCAATTCTGTATCTGAAcatgatgatcatcatcatcacaaatCTTCAAATGGGTTTTATGGGACTGCCAACATCTCCAAACAGAACAATAATCATGATTTTGAAAGTACTGCTGACAAGGCTCAACAAATGGAG GTGCGAGTGGAAGTGGCACAAATAGATGGGAATGAGTTCTTTGTGAAGGTTTTTTGTGAGCATAGACCAGGAGGCTTTGTCAAGTTAATGGAGGCCTTTAATTCGTTGGGCCTGGAAGTGACTAATGCTAATGCGACCAGCTTCAGAGGCCTTGTCTCTAATGTCTTCCAAGTCGag AAAAAAGCCAGTGAAATGATTCAAGCTGATAATTTGAGGGAGTCACTGATGGAATTAACTCGAAACCC
- the LOC119991581 gene encoding uncharacterized protein LOC119991581 → MAGFVNPYTYTNQWLRLIIGMTEISFTGIPNIFSGFLLVGLSQSTSFSSRKFCNFQFPVLWLNRYGCVLGLILAIDCGVWLLRNDMKGIWKRFFKSNRVVLHKEMSGYQTSHPECVYASNPYHECGTDCLEKITEGKGRKDNKKKSGSIFSFGRRKKGSDSQPMSPRSGFESQPMTPRNGFESPGMTPRNGFDSRPKTPRNGSDSFPTKPPALEKVPAKNAANPGDFSSPRSNSFFHEKNGEYYSSTDYEIYSRDQSFNKAKVQSSPSMPTSGTITPDNPEDATRDSKTFVATAAPTATEMDKKLGSPETVYSSISEDAREFTSDPVVRSSKSVPIPPSLSYFTFFLPPDHSDPSNGSVTFHATATPTTQEKDAKDMRDHTSDQNARSLKFTFSGISRASEDSDEEEVQPEISHVLVGKYHVKESCASILNSIFDKHGDIVANCHLESATMRAYYLESVCSVVQELRFASYIQIPKSKVKGMLAVLKDVESANIDVSWLHRLLNEIMEAKELMNEHQAVEAAKANCDCALESTRKELESLMENVARKEKELAEAEARAAQTKARLSELEHESSQLRETMSSHQSKVESFRGKSFEDLVSEY, encoded by the exons ATGGCAG GTTTTGTGAACCCTTACACTTACACCAATCAATGGctaagattgattattgggatgactgagatTTCATTTACTGGGattcctaacattttt TCTGGTTTTCTGTTGGTGGGTCTCTCTCAATCTACCTCTTTTTCTTCACGAAAATTTTGTAACTTTCAGTTTCCTGTGTTGTGGTTGAATCGTTATGGTTGCGTTTTGGGTTTGATTTTGGCAATTGATTGCggtgtttggttgctgagaaatgATATGAAAGGAATATGGAAAAGGTTTTTTAAAAG CAACAGAGTTGTGCTCCATAAAGAGATGTCTGGATATCAGACATCACACCCTGAGTGTGTCTATGCTTCAAATCCCTATCATGAATGTGGTACAGATTGCCTTGAAAAGATCACGGAAGGCAAGGGACGAAAGGATAATAAGAAAAAATCAG GCTCCATTTTTAGCTTTGGCAGGAGAAAGAAGGGATCTGATTCTCAGCCAATGTCGCCGAGAAGTGGATTTGAATCTCAGCCAATGACGCCTAGGAATGGATTTGAATCTCCGGGAATGACGCCAAGGAATGGGTTTGATTCTCGGCCAAAGACTCCAAGAAATGGAAGTGATTCTTTTCCAACAAAGCCTCCAGCACTTGAGAAAGTTCCTGCCAAAAATGCAGCTAACCCTGGTGATTTTTCCTCACCCCGATCCAATTCTTTTTTCCATGAAAAGAATGGTGAATATTATTCCTCTACCGACTACGAAATCTATTCTAGAGATCAGTCTTTCAACAAAGCGAAGGTTCAATCTTCTCCGTCAATGCCTACATCTGGGACTATCACG CCTGATAATCCTGAAGATGCTACAAGGGATAGTAAAACTTTTGTTGCAACTGCAGCACCTACTGCAACAGAGATGGATAAAAAGCTCGGCTCACCTGAGACAGTTTATTCTTCTATCAGCGAGGATGCGAGAGAATTTACCTCCGATCCAGTTGTCCGATCCTCAAAATCAGTACCTATCCCTCCCTCACTCTCGtactttacattttttttacct CCTGATCATTCAGACCCTTCGAACGGTAGTGTCACCTTCCATGCTACTGCAACACCAACCACACAGGAAAAGGATGCTAAGGACATGAGAGATCACACTTCTGATCAGAATGCCAGGTCTCTGAAGTTTACCTTTTCTGGTATTTCTCGTGCTTCAGAGGACAGTGATGAGGAAGAGGTTCAACCTGAAATTTCCCATGTTCTGGTCGGAAAATATCATGTTAAAGAAAGCTGTGCCTCCATTCTAAATTCCATCTTTGACAAGCATGGAGATATTGTTGCAAACTGTCACTTGGAGTCTGCTACCATGCGAGCTTATTATTTGGAGTCCGTTTGCTCTGTAGTCCAAGAGTTGCGATTTGCTTCATATATACAGATTCCAAAATCCAAAGTGAAAGGAATGTTGGCTGTTCTCAAAGATGTAGAGTCCGCAAACATTGATGTCAGCTGGCTGCATCGTTTACTAAATGAAATCATGGAGGCCAAGGAGCTTATGAATGAACATCAAGCAGTCGAGGCAGCAAAAGCTAACTGTGATTGCGCTCTGGAGTCAACGAGGAAAGAACTCGAGTCTCTGATGgaaaacgttgctcgaaaggaAAAGGAACTTGCTGAAGCGGAGGCACGAGCGGCTCAAACCAAAGCTCGTTTGAGTGAACTTGAGCATGAATCTTCACAACTACGTGAGACAATGTCGTCCCATCAATCCAAAGTGGAAAGTTTTCGTGGCAAATCATTTGAAGATC TCGTGTCTGAATACTGA
- the LOC119991793 gene encoding uncharacterized protein LOC119991793, translating to MIHSNMFFGSLEAYVFWERPVCSLRLFCMALTLSVVQSRGPITDYLREEFQLKYLIEGNDSGFENVYKLRQTHIAFGNLKSFVYLISKSLLEGDTWLCSKAECLKIDFGECNFLWETLQQYVQFLGLFLGRSTCQCQVFHGVLCDQRVP from the exons ATGATTCACTCAAATATGTTTTTTGGCAGCTTAGAGGCTTATGTTTTTTGGGAACGTCCTGTCTGTAGCCTAAGGTTGTTTTGTATGGCACTTACGCTCTCAGTTGTTCAATCACGTGGCCCG ATAACTGACTACCTCCGGGAAGAGTTCCAGTTGAAATACCTTATTGAAGGAAATGATAGTGGCTTTGAGAACGTGTACAAG TTGAGGCAAACCCACATTGCTTTTGGAAATTTGAAGAGCTTTGTTTATCTCATATCAAAATCGTTACTGGAGGGAGACACATGGTTATGCAG TAAAGCTGAATGCCTTAAGATTGATTTTGGCGAATGCAATTTCTTGTGGGAAACGTTACAACAATATGTGCAATTTCTTGGCCTATTTCTAGGTAGAAGTACATGTCAATGTCAAGTGTTTCATGGCGTTTTGTGTGATCAAAGAGTCCCTTGA